The Odocoileus virginianus isolate 20LAN1187 ecotype Illinois unplaced genomic scaffold, Ovbor_1.2 Unplaced_Scaffold_18, whole genome shotgun sequence sequence ACTGCTACTTTACTATTGCTATTTGGATATTTCACGGGTGTCtcaaactaaatattaaaacagaaCTCATCTTCTCTCTTCTACCCCAAATAAGTAAACTCTATTCTTCCGGTATTTTGTCTTTCAGCAAATGATCCCTCCATTCATACAGTGCAGCAAGTGAAAACATGGCAGAATGACACTGGGGAATCCCCAAATCCTGTGTCCATACCCTTCTCTCACTCTCCCCTCCTGCCGCAACTATCTGTATAAGTTCCCTCCTCTGCTCCCAGCCTTGAACTGACATTCACAGAGCAGTGAGTGACTCTTGTTTTCCCAGCTCAGCCCTGACCACTCTTGAGGCCACATTTTCCCAGCCAGTTCCTCATGGGCCAGCTTCCCTTGGATACATTCATAGTGCTGCAACCTTCGCCACTAGGAAGTCCACCCCGAAACTGATGGGACCCCAAGCCTGCTTTGTCTCAACTGTCCAGGCAACAGCAGAACTGGCAGTGGGTTCCCATCAGAGCCCAGGGCCACTTTGATCAGCTTCTTGTCTAAGACCACTGCATCTCCCTGTCCACCCAGCTGCTGCACTCCTTGGGGCGTCTCTCACATAGCTCTTTTTTCCAAAGAGTGGCCAGTCACCCCGTTTGGGAGAAACAGACTATCATACCACTCTTCAAACGACTGAGAGAGCTGGGAGCTGAAGTCCTCAGAAGTGAAaggatttgctcaaggtcattgCACTAGTGTTTCTGCAAAACCCAACAAACCCAGTGGTCCCCTCACTCCTGCCCTCCCCGCCCTGCCAGAAAGACCTCCGGGCAGCTGGGCCTCCAGCCGAGTCTGCTTTCCAAGTCTCTCCCTTTCACGGTGGAAGCCACCCACCTGCCAACCTCATGTCCACTTCTCTCGCTGGGCTGGGGCAGCCGGCAGGTGCAGCCTTTGGGGACCCTGCGCTCTGGGGAGGGGGCAACAAAGCAGAACAGCAGGTTTGGGTGGCGGTCAGGGACGACCTCGTGGTGGGCCCCAGTTATGGTGTGGGCGTGATCGGTGGATTTGCTGGTCCAACTCCCTGGTCAGGCCCCTCGGGGAGGTGGAGAGGAGCCCGGCTGGGACTGGAGGGAATGCGGGAAACGGGCGGCTCACGATCGAGACCCCGGGAGCCTCTGGGATTGGAGAGTGGAAGTGGTTCTCCCAGATGCGGGTCCCTCCCGCGGGAGGCCGCCCCCACCCCTCCGGGCATGGAGGCCGGCGACGCGGGCCGGGCCGGCCGGAGACTTGCCTGACGACGCGGGGGAGGGATGTGAGCCGGATCGGGGGCAGCGTCGTGAGGCCAGCCGCCTCGCTGTACTTGGCGAAGCCAGGGAACTGCGCGGGGCAGCTCGAGAGGCCCGGCAATGGCAACCCGAGGCGAGAGCACGGCCCGCGACTGCCACCGCCGTCACCGGCTAGCTCTGGGCAGCCGGCTACCGGGTAGGAGGGGCCCGAATTGGCCCCACCCCCGACGCGCGCTCCGGCGGAGCCCCCGGGCAGGGTTCCGGAGGGGAGGGGCCACGGTCGGCCCCGTCCCTGACGTCTCCCCTGAGACTTCACTCAGCGGTGAGAGCCCCGCCTTTCCCAGGCTTTGAGGGCGGGGCTACGCTCCTGCAGTGTGCTCAGATCTGAAGCCTACAAATGGGCGGCGGGATTCGGGTGCGTAATGAGAAATTCTTTCAAAGTTCAAATCTGTACGTTTTCGCAACACAGAGTGGCAGAGGCGTGTCTGGGGAAACTGCAGGATGCGACGATCCAGGAGCCAGCAGGCTCAGCCTTGAGCGGCCTCCCTGCTGGCCGGTCTGTTTACCTGAGAGCGGCATGCTCACACGCGCTTACCTCCTGCCTGCTTGCCCAGCCTCCTTCAGGAAGGCACCCCGGACCCCGCCTGGGGCACCCTGATCACCGCCTGGGGCACCCTGATCACTTCCCGGGCTGGGAGAGCTGGGGCTACCCTGTAGCCTGAACCCATCGGTCTGGAGTGTCTGCAGCCCGGCGGCGTGAGAACCACAGAAACGTTCGTGCCCTTTGACCCAATGACCTCACTTATGGGAAAATTCCCTAAGGAAAGAACCAAAAATACCAGAGAAAGTTGATAGAACTAGACAAGTGACAGAGCTCTGGTTAGCATACAGGAACTTCTACACTGGCATCCACaacactcctccccacccccccattcTCCCTACAAGATCAAGGTGATGTTTCAGTCCCCCGCTGCAGCTGTCAGCGATTAGTATTTGGGATCATGTAGTACTGATCATTTGCCAAGCTCTCACCTatctgagatcatggcatccgatcccatcacttcatggggaaagaatggaaatggtgatagactttattttcctgggctccaaaatcactgcaaatgttgactgcagctatgaaattcaaatatgctggctccttggaagaaaagttatcacaaacctagacaagtattaaaaagcagagacagcactttgccaacaaaggtccatctagtcaaagctatggtttttccagtagtcatgtatggatgtgagagttggactataaagaaagctgagcgctgaagaattgatgcttttaaactgtggtgctgaagactcttgagagtcccttggactgcagggagatcaaaccagtcaatcctaaaggaaatcagtcctaaatatttattggaaggactgatgctgaagctgaagctccagtactttggccacctgatgcgaagaactgactcattggaaaagaccctgatgttgggaaagattgaatgcaggaggagaaggggacaacagaggatgagatggttggatggcatcaccaactcaatggacatgagtttgagcaaactccgggagatggtgaaggacagggaagcctgggatgctgcagtccatggggtcacaaaaagtcagacatgactgacaggaCAACACCACCTGTCTGTGAGTACCAAGCCCTGGGCACCATGCCATCCTCGCTGGTCTTTCCTGCAATGATGGGTGTTGTGGTGCCCAATAGCCGAAGCTGGAGGCTGGTCCCCACTCTGGAGCTGCCAGCCAGGCACCAGGCAGCGAGGAGACTGCTAGTGCTTAGAGGACTCTGTTTACTTCTTGCTCAGAGCAGACATTTTGGAAAGGCTGGTTTAATGAGTCCCCCTGAGGGCCAAACGACACATTCATCAACCCCAGGGATACCACACTGGTGCAGGGCCAGAGGCCCAGGACTCCTCCCCAGTCTTCTGTGCTTCAGGGGGTGGCTTTGTTTCTCTGGGAATATTTTTCTACAGGGACTTAGAGAGGATGAGACCTTCGCAACCCACATGCCCCAGTGCAGAATATCCCCACTGGGCCCTCCTGCTCATCCCCAGGGCAGCTCCCATAGCCGCAGTGCTAGTTTCCGGTGTTTGCTTGGCTCCTTGTGCCAACTGTGGGCACCCAGAACCCACACCCTCAGCCGATCCCTCGTTGCCCTCTCTGTGCAGATGCTGCATGCGGAGTTGTCAAGTGACAGGGCTCACGGGGGCCTGTGTGCTCATGCCCTTGTGCTGGCATCTCCTGCCTCTACTTCCAAGTAGGCACCCGGAGCTGAGGTAACAGGTGACTGTCTGCAAATGGGACCTCTTGCCTGGACCTTAGATTAGGCAACTGGGTCGCCAGTGACAGTTGAATGCCCTCACCCAAGGAAGGCCACCTCTGCCACTGCCAGAGTAGGTACCAAGGTGTGCCTCAGTGAGGCCCTAAGGACTATTCAGGGATGAGGGGACCAGTGACTGTCCTCACAGGGTCCTCCCCCGCTTCAAGCTTGTGCGCCTTGTAGGCACCTGGAAAGGAGGTGACAGTTGAATGCTCTTAACCAGAACCAgtaatggagaaagggaaagatatactcaattgaacacagagttccaaagaatagcaaggagagataagaaaggcttcttaagtgaacaatgcaaagaaagaggaaaacaatagaatgggaaagactagagagctcttaaaaaaattagagacaccaagggaacatttcatgcaaagatgggcatggacctaacagaagcagaagatattaagaagaggtagcaagaatacatagaactatacaaaaaggtcttaatgacccagataaccacaatggtgtggtcactcacctagagccagacatcctggagtgtgaggtcaagtgggccttaggaagcatcatatgaacaaagctagtggaggtgatggaattccagttgagctgtttcaaatcctaaaagatgatgctgttggaagtgctgcactcaatgtgccagtaaatttggaaaactcagcagtggccacaggactgcaaaaggtcagttttcattccaatcacaaaaaaaggcaatgccaaagaatgttcaaactaccatacaattgcactcatttcacatgctagcaaagtaatgctcaaaatccttcaagctaggcttcaatagtatgtgaactgagaacttccagatgtacaagctggatttagaaaaggcagaggaaccagagatcaaattgccaacatctgttggatcacagaaaaagagaatttcagaaaaacatctacttctgcttcattgactacactaaagcctttgactgtgtggatcacaacaaactgaaaaattcttaaagagatgggaataccagaccacctgacctgcctcctaagaaacctgtatgcaggtcaggaagcaacagttagaactggacatagaacaacagactggttccaaataggaaaaggagtacgtcaaggctgtatattgtcaccctgattgtttaacttatttgcatagtacatcatgagaaatgccacgctggatggatcacaagctggaatcaagactgctgggagaaatatcaataacctcagatatgcagatgataccacccttatggcaggaagcaaagaggaactaaggagcctcttgatgaggtgaaagagaagagtgaaaaaagctggcttcaaactcaacattcaaaaaactaagatcatggcatctggttccatcacttcatggcaaatggatggggaaacaatggaaacagtgaccaactattttcttgggctccacaatcactacagatggtgccttcagccatgaagttaaaagacgcttgctccttagaagaaaaactatgacaaaactagacagcgtattaaaaagcagagacatcattttgctgacaaagttccatctagtcaaagctatggtttttctagtagtcatgtacagatgtgagagttggaccataaaaaaggctgagtgccaaagaattgatgctttcaaactgtggtgctggagaagactcttgagagtcccttggacagcaaggagatcaaaccagtcaatcctaaaggaaatcaaccctgaatactcattggaaagactgatgctgaagctgaagctccaatactttggccacctgatgcaaagagccaactctcattggaaaagaccctgatgctgggaaagactgaggacaggagaaggggacgacagaggatgagatggttggatggcatcaccgactcaatggacatgagtttgagcaaactcagggagatggtgaaggacagggaagcctggtgtactgcagtctatgTGTTCTCAAGGAGCCAGACACgcctgagtgaatgaacaaccaCCAGAATCTCAtgcctcttctgcattgcaagctcCTAGAGCCAAGATTACAGCTACTGTCCCTCTCAGGTCCTTCATCAGCACTGGGCATCCGGTGATAGTCGAGCATCCTTACCAGGGCCCTCTCATCTCTGCCACAGGGTAGCGCCCAGATCTGAGCTATCCACtaactgccatggcctgggtccTCTGTCATGGTGGGGACACTCAAGAGAGGGTCAGATCAggggtccccaccccaccctccctgaTCCCACGTTGTCATCACATGTTGGGGGCCCAGGAGGAGCTTAATCTCTCCTCCACTTCCAGTTCCTGCCCCTTTGTGGATCCTCCATGCTGTTGTGTCCTCCTCAGTGACGCCATGCTGGAAGGTTTCCCAAGGGGCTTGGGACGACTCTCCCCAGCACTCAACTCTACTGGGTCCCCCAAAGTCTGTAGGTGTCTGTGGAGCTGTGTCAGGGGGTCCTGAGCACAAAGACCCCAACAGGATCAAGAAAAGCTCTTTcgtttctttgctttttcccctgagggcttccctggtggctcagatggtaaagaatccgcctgcaatgccagagacctggttcgatccctgggtggggaagatcccctggagaagggaatggcaacccactccagtgttcttgcctggagaattccatggacagaggagtctggtgggctacagtccacagggtcatgaagaatcagacatgactgagctactaagcacagctTCTGGCCTCTGTGGGCACACAGCTGCCCCATAGCGTCCAGGACAGGACAGGACTCTCTGTAGCTATGCAGGAGCCAGAGCATTAGAGAGGAGCAAAGGGATCTCTAGAGGACACCCTCTGTGACTCTTCACTACTCACTGCCCCTTCCTCAGGCTGGCACAGGGAAGAGAACCAAGGCCAGCGTCCCCACCCCAAATGAAGTGTGGCCTCTCGGCCTGTCCACATGGGGCCTTCTCAGCTGCTCCGTGAGGACCTGAAGGCACCATGGGGTCTGGATTCCAGCTGTCCCTGGCTCAGCAAGTCCTTCTGCTCTGTCTAGGTCCACGTGAACCTGGTGGTCTCCCTACACAGCTCAAGTGAGGAGCCACGGTGGCCAAACTCTTGCCAACAAACAGCCTGCAGGCCTGGCCCCACGGTCACAGGCCTCCCTGGCCCCGTGACCCCTGATAGCCATGGGGACTCGGGGAGTGGACCTTTCCTGCCCAGGTCTCATGTTGGGCGGCTGGCTTGGTCCTTCCATGAAACATCCTGGCAAACGAGGAGCATCCTATCTGTGTGCTTCAGGTCAGCCACACGTCCCAGAACTCAGGCTCAGGGCAGGGACCACAGGAGCGGCTGCAGCCCCCTTCCTGGTTCTTTGTTGAGGGGACGGGCTGGACAGATGCCCGGGTGGTGGGGCGGCACTGTGTTTGGTGGGCAGGCTCACCTGGCCCCTTGGGACGTGCCCTTGTTCAGCAATGAGGCATGTGCAGAGATAATCCGGCTAGTTGAGATTAAGCTTATCCTGGGGGAGATCGGGCCTGCAGTCCAGGATGACTGGTGTCCTAGTTAAGGGAGAAGCTTATGTGAAGACGGAGCCAGAGGTGGCCAGGCTCAAGGAAGCCAGCAGAGCCCCTGGAGTGTGCCTGCCCTTGGTCTCAGCTGTGTGCCTCTCCGTGGTGTCAGGCTGTTGTGTGCCCTGGACTCGCCTGTCCCCCTTGGTTTCTGCCCCCAAGTCCCTTAGCCACTCCTTCCTAAATACTTTATCGTGGCAGGAGTGGGGGGCGGGTAAAGGAACATGACCTGTTCTCATGCCGCAAGTGGTCTTCTGATAAGATCCTATAGCTCGGTTGGGGCGGGATGTGTGGTCAGGGGCGGAGGTCACCCATGTGCCCACCCAACCCGGTGGCAAGGGAAGTGGGCGTTGGGGCGAGCCGATGCTGGGGACAGGGCAGGTGGACAGGCAGCCGCAGGGTTGCCCTTCCACAGTCGCAGGAGGCAAGAAAGGACCCAGAGCCGGGTGGCTTAATTTTGCTGATTTAATGGCACTTtgctgcttttgcttttttggtgGCGAGGGTGCcaccttggggtggggggggtggttgTGGGGGTGAGACGTGGTGGCTGTGGAGTGCTGAGTTATGGTggtgggggggctggggggcacaCTGACGTTCAGAGGGCCCAGCGCAGGGAGGGTGCTGGGCGGCATGGAGGTCCCTTTCGTGGGGGGACCAGGAATGTGGAGTGGCGCCGAGATTAGGGGTGCGGGGGCTGCATCCCCGGCCTTCTGAGGACCTTGCCCCCATCTTCCCCAACTATAGCCCTCCTCTTGCTTGCTCAGGCTGGCTGGGGCAGGGTGTGGGTGGGGTCACAGTGCTTGCTGGCCGAGGAATGTGACTGGGCTGAGGGGCGGGTGGCGGGGTGGCCCCAGCCCGGGGCAGGAATGTGGGGCTGGGAGCGGTGGTCCCGAGTCCTCTGGAGCTGGGTCTGGTGGGGGGGATGTGGAGggagagaggtgggcagggccagggtgCATGGGAGGGGGGCCGGCTCAGAGCTTGTGGGGGTTCACCCACTTGTAGGTGCCTTCGTACTGGAAGCCCACACGCTTCATCAGCTCGTCTGCCTCCACAGGGCCCCGGCTGGCAGGGGGATAGGTGGTGGGGAGCGGTGAGGGAGCCCTGAGCCCCAGGGTGCCCCCTCGCCCCCCCTGCTCCCATCACCCCCCATCCACACCGTGTCTTGTCCCCCTCAACTCCTGCTAGACATACCTGCCATACACATAAGGGATGGGCTGGGCCTTCTCGCGTTCGATGTGGTGCAGCAGTGGAGTGAAGATTCGCCAGGCCTCCCGCAGTTCATCACTGAAGGgacaggggtggggatgggaggccAGTGGGACCACGGAGGGAGGGGGacggaggagggagggggatggaggagggagggtgtggggggagggagggggatgaAGAGGGGGATGGTGGGGCAAGGGGATGGAGAGGGTactggagaggagggagggggaggagggaggagggagcctcTCCTCACCTGCGTACGAAGTGCATCTGGCTCCCGCAAAAGACATCCAGGATGAGGCGCTCGTAGGCGTCAGGGAGCTTCACGTTCTGTGGGCAGGCCACAGGGTGTCACCAAGGTGCTGAGCCCTGCGGAGCCCTGGGCCGCTGCCCCTGCCCAGGGAGCAGGCAGGCGCCCACCTTGTATCGGTTGCCATAGGTCAGGTCAAGCTCCGACTCCTCGGGGTTGAAGAACATGCCGGGCTTCTTGGTCATCATCTTGGTGTACACGGCCTCGTTGGGCTGCACACGGATCACCAGCTCGTTGCGCTTGCACTGCTGCCGGAAGATGTCCCCGGCCACGTCACGGAACTGTAGGCGCACCTCGGCCTTGCGCTCGTTCAGGGCTTTGCCACAGCGCAGGATGAAGGGCACCCCTGTGAGGAGACGGGGGATGGACACAGCCAGCTTTGGGGAGTGCTTGGCTGGCTGCAGGGGCCGGCTCCCATCCCCGTGGGGTGGCAGCACCACCTACCGTCCCAGCGCTCGTTCTCCACGTAGAGGACGGCGGCCGCAAAGGTGGCCGTGGTGGACCCACGGGGTACCGTGGGGTCGTCCAGGTACCCTTTGGTGGCCTCCCCCTCTCCGTTGGGGTTCCCCACATACTGGCCCAGGACCACGTTGCTCGCCTGCACCTCTGAGATACATTTCAACACCTTGACCTACATGAGAGCCGGGAAGACAAACCCCTTGGGTAAAGAGGACACTGGGTGCCAGGGAGCCATGTTAATGCCCAGGAGTGGCCTTCCTGGATGGGCGAGTGGCCCCGATAGTCAGGAGGTGTCCTGTGTGCAGCTTTGCTCCTGCTGCCAAAGCCGAGCTTCAGGCTCTGTCCCACGAGGGCTCTCTGGGaccacctcaccccacccttgCTTCTTCTCCAGGAGAAGCTTGGTCACATGGCCCTGCCAGTTCTCTGACAGGCTGCCCACCTCCTGGCCCAGGGCACCTGGTGCTCAGGATGGGTGGCTAGGGaaagggggctgggcagggagggggcagccCCACCCACCTTCTCATCACGCACGTCATCCGAGTCGGTGGAGGCAGGCTTCTCCATGGCCACCAGACACAGCATCTGCAGGAGGTGGTTCTGCATCACGTccctgggggcaggaaggagtgAGGTGTGAGCTCCCTTAGCCCCTCCCTGTCGGCCACCTTCCGGGCACTCAGGGCCTCAAACTTGGCCTTCCAGCAACAAGCAGTGAGCTTTCTTCCTGATCACCAATGTCTGCCAGGTCCCCTTAAGTAAAGGTAGAAGACAGTGACCCCACCCTTTACAGTCCCCACTGACTGCTCGGACACTCATGCTGCCCAACTTGAACCTTGGGGGGCCAGGAAcccagagtggggtggggggacctgCAGGGGAGTGGGATGGTGCCTGTGCCCACCTCCCCGGATAAGGGAGCCGGGCTCTCACCGGATGATCCCAAATTCATCAAAGTAGCCCCCACGACCCTCAGTGCCAAAGGGCTCTTTGAAGGTGAGGATGACGCAGGCGATGTTGTCCCGATTCCAAATGGGCCCGAAGATCCTGTTGGCAAACCTGGGGTAGGGGCACATGGAGGCTGACTGTGCATCGGAGGGGGGCGGCCCAGgacccctggcccccagccccagccccagcgcaCCTCAGCACCATGAGGTTCTGGACCATCTCTTTGCCCAGGTAGTGGTCGATGCGGTAGATTTGGTCCTCACGGAACAGGGAAGAGATGTGGTTGGACAGTCGGTCGGAGCTCTGCAGGTCCCTCCCAAAGGGCTTCTCCACGATGATGCGGTTCCAACCTCTGTGAGAGCCCAAATGTGCATCACCCTCCCGGGGGGGGGGCAGGGCTCAGCATCCAATCCCCGTCCACCCTCCGTTCCCTAGGGAGTGAAGGCAGAGACTCCCCGCCTCCTCTCAGCAATCAGCTGGGCCAGCCAAATTCTGCAGAGATGGGTCTCCTCCAGGCTCTGCCCAGAGGACACCCCTTCTAATTCCCAGTCCTCGGGGCTCGGCTCAAAGCTTTCTTGGAAGCCTTCTAGCCTGACCGGCAGGCGAGTAGGAGGAGCACCTCCTgccctctctgctccctcctggcaatgcaggggtcCTGTGGGGTCTGGGGGTGCCCTGAGCTAGTGGGGAAATAGGGGGAGGGGATACCAAAGGCAAAGCTCCCCCTGAGAGTTTGAACG is a genomic window containing:
- the G6PD gene encoding glucose-6-phosphate 1-dehydrogenase isoform X3; the protein is MCGGQAGGTNLLLWETKEFSAAQQAPALRFPPPAPQRGSRAWGLGPKGDLAKKKIYPTIWWLFRDGLLPEDTYIVGYARSRLTVADIRKQSEPFFKATPEEKSKLEEFFARNSYVAGQYDDAASYERLNSHINALHQGTQTNRLFYLALPPTVYEAVTKNIHETCMSHTGWNRIIVEKPFGRDLQSSDRLSNHISSLFREDQIYRIDHYLGKEMVQNLMVLRFANRIFGPIWNRDNIACVILTFKEPFGTEGRGGYFDEFGIIRDVMQNHLLQMLCLVAMEKPASTDSDDVRDEKVKVLKCISEVQASNVVLGQYVGNPNGEGEATKGYLDDPTVPRGSTTATFAAAVLYVENERWDGVPFILRCGKALNERKAEVRLQFRDVAGDIFRQQCKRNELVIRVQPNEAVYTKMMTKKPGMFFNPEESELDLTYGNRYKNVKLPDAYERLILDVFCGSQMHFVRSDELREAWRIFTPLLHHIEREKAQPIPYVYGSRGPVEADELMKRVGFQYEGTYKWVNPHKL
- the G6PD gene encoding glucose-6-phosphate 1-dehydrogenase isoform X1; translated protein: MGTRASCGELQADSRGSGDTAQPQLRQQAARGSAAGTESTMAEQVALSRTQVCGILREELYQGDDFHQADTHIFIIMGASGDLAKKKIYPTIWWLFRDGLLPEDTYIVGYARSRLTVADIRKQSEPFFKATPEEKSKLEEFFARNSYVAGQYDDAASYERLNSHINALHQGTQTNRLFYLALPPTVYEAVTKNIHETCMSHTGWNRIIVEKPFGRDLQSSDRLSNHISSLFREDQIYRIDHYLGKEMVQNLMVLRFANRIFGPIWNRDNIACVILTFKEPFGTEGRGGYFDEFGIIRDVMQNHLLQMLCLVAMEKPASTDSDDVRDEKVKVLKCISEVQASNVVLGQYVGNPNGEGEATKGYLDDPTVPRGSTTATFAAAVLYVENERWDGVPFILRCGKALNERKAEVRLQFRDVAGDIFRQQCKRNELVIRVQPNEAVYTKMMTKKPGMFFNPEESELDLTYGNRYKNVKLPDAYERLILDVFCGSQMHFVRSDELREAWRIFTPLLHHIEREKAQPIPYVYGSRGPVEADELMKRVGFQYEGTYKWVNPHKL
- the G6PD gene encoding glucose-6-phosphate 1-dehydrogenase isoform X2; this encodes MGWRGTARGNGRGLGVCERDGRERRSTESTMAEQVALSRTQVCGILREELYQGDDFHQADTHIFIIMGASGDLAKKKIYPTIWWLFRDGLLPEDTYIVGYARSRLTVADIRKQSEPFFKATPEEKSKLEEFFARNSYVAGQYDDAASYERLNSHINALHQGTQTNRLFYLALPPTVYEAVTKNIHETCMSHTGWNRIIVEKPFGRDLQSSDRLSNHISSLFREDQIYRIDHYLGKEMVQNLMVLRFANRIFGPIWNRDNIACVILTFKEPFGTEGRGGYFDEFGIIRDVMQNHLLQMLCLVAMEKPASTDSDDVRDEKVKVLKCISEVQASNVVLGQYVGNPNGEGEATKGYLDDPTVPRGSTTATFAAAVLYVENERWDGVPFILRCGKALNERKAEVRLQFRDVAGDIFRQQCKRNELVIRVQPNEAVYTKMMTKKPGMFFNPEESELDLTYGNRYKNVKLPDAYERLILDVFCGSQMHFVRSDELREAWRIFTPLLHHIEREKAQPIPYVYGSRGPVEADELMKRVGFQYEGTYKWVNPHKL